Sequence from the Corallococcus sp. EGB genome:
CTCGCGATGGACTGCTCATCCCCCACACCTCATTGACATGCGCGCGCCCACTTTCCGGTGGCTACGGTCCGTATGGACTTTCGCTACAGGCCTGTAGAGTTCGACGGCGGAGCGTCTCCGTCCGAGCCGAGAGGTTGGCGGCAAGGAGGATCGGTGTCTCTACCTCTCAAGTGGTACTGTCTTTGAGGCCAGTGAGTCTTTCGCGATCCCCCTGGATCGGAAACGACCCGTGTTTCAATGCGACGCGGGCGGCTGGGAGCCCCTGGATTTCTTCCACGCGTCGATAGCTCGGCACGCCTCATCCCGGAAATAACAGTCAATCCGTGGATACGCGTCATCCTCCGGATTCGCCAATGTCACACGGGCCGACCAGGGAGGTCCGTCGAAACCATTGCCGTTGAGCAGCACTACGCGATTGGCCGGGCCTCGCGAAAAAAGACAACCCGCGAGCGCACTCATGCAAGCGGCGACGAATGAAAGGTCGGGGCCGGACACACAGTCCGGCAGGCACCGTGAAAGCGAGACCCGCCATGTCTTCATTGAGTTGCCGTGTCGCCACTGCGCAGCGCGAATTGGATGACGCCCTCCGCGTCCGTTACCAGGTCTTCGGCGAGGAGATGCGGATGCTGGGGCCCCGGCGGCCACGGGCCCCGCGCGAGGCGGACTGCTTCGACACGCTCCGGACCACCGCCCACGTGGTCGTCTACGCGGACGGGGAGCCGGTGGCGACCGCCCGGCTGCTGACCCCCAACGCGGAGGTGGCCGCCTTCGCGGACACGGTGGTGGGGCTGGACATCGAGAAGAAGCTCGACCTGTCGGAGATGGTCGCGCCGGACCGCGTGTTCGCGGAGACCACGCGCTACTGCGCCTCCCACGGCAGCCCTTTCAAGGCGACGCTGGAACTCCAGGCGGGCCTCTACCGTGAGAGCCGCAAGCGCGGCGTCACCCACTGGATCGCCGCGGCCAACATGGAGACCGACTCACAAGAAGAGGCAGACCTCTACTATCTGGCCGCCTCGCGACGCGGCTGGGTGACCGACGCCTTCCGCGTGCGGACCCGGGACTTTCCTCCGCCGCCCGTGGAGCCCCTGGCGCCCCGCCTCACGCCGGAGCAGCGCGCCCGCGCTCGCCAGGGACACCTGCAGGCCCTGCGCATGCCGAGCATCCTGTCGCTGTTCGCGGACAAGATGGGCGCACGCTTCATCGCGCCGCCTCACTTCGATCCCACCTTCAATCGCTTCACCGTGCCGCTCGTCGCCGCGCTGGATGCCATTCCCCCGCGCACGCTGAAGCTCTTCGACTCGCTGGACGCTGACGCCGCCTGAGTTCCGGCCGGCGCGCTCCGCTCTCCCTTCACCCCCAACGCAACACCCACCGGGCCTTCACGGGCCCCTGTCAGGAGACGTGTATGTGCAAGCAGCCCAAGCATGAGCACACGAAGACGGACTGGCTGGACTCCCTGCGGCACGAGGCGCGGATGCTCGTGCATGAGCTGGATGCGACGCCGGGCGTCCAGCGCCTCTTCGAGGGGCGCATCCGCCAGGACGACTACGTCCACTACCTCGTCCAGTCGTACCAGTACGTGCGCTGGAGCGCGGAGTTCTGCGCCGAGTCCGGCGAGCGAGTGCACCGCGAGGGCCGCAACCCCGTGCTCGCGGAGCTGCTGTTCCAGAAGGCTCGCGAGGAGCAGGGCCATGAGGAGTGGCTGCTCAAGGACCTGAAGGCCCTGGGCTGGACGCAGGAGCGCGTGGAGCGCGCGACCATCAGCCCCGCCGTGCGCGCCTACGTGGAGTGGAACCGCTTCACCACGCAGTCCGGCGTTCCCACCGCGTTCCTGGGCACGGCCTACGTGCTGGAGTACCTCTCCGTGAACCGGGCCCCGGGCTCGGTGGACCGCCTCATCGCGGAGAGCGGCATCCCCAACATCCACAAGGCGGTCCTCTTCCTCAAGGGCCACGGCGCCGCGGACGGCGACCACGTGGCCGACCTGGAGTCCGCCCTGCGCGCCGTCACCTCGCCGGAGGAGCAGGCCGCGCTGCTCCACTCCGCCCGCACCACGCGCATCCTGTTCCCCAAGTTCTTCCGGGATCCGTGAGCGAACTTGCGGACCTCCTCAGCACGACTTCCGTCTCCAGGCAGCCTGGTAGAGGAGGTCCGTCCGGCTCTCGATTCCCAGCTTGGGGAAGATGTTGCGCAGGTGCGTCTTCACCGTGTTCAGCGACAGGCCCAGGTCCTCCGCGATGGTCTCGTTCGCCCAGTTGCGGAGGACTCCCTGGACCACCTCCACCTCACGGTGGGAGAGCTTCTCTCGCCAGGGCTCCGGCATCGGGATGGCCCGCGAGCACTCCTGCAGCACCAGCACCCAGGGGCGGCTGCCGCGTTGCTCGGGCAGTTGCACGCAGGTGACCTGAAGGTCGTGCTTCCCTCCGGCGCGCATCCACGTGTCCACGCCCGAGGCCCGCTTCGGCCCCAGCGCCTGGAGGCGCTCCAGGTGCTCGCGCAGCTCCTGGGGCAGCCGCGAATCGTCCGCCTCCATCTCCTCCGGGTACCAGCGGCGCAGGAGCTCCGTCGCTCCGGGCGTCCGCAGCCTCTCGTGCTCCGGGGGATCCATCACGACGCACTCGGCCCCCTGATGACGGAAGAGGGCATCCAACAGGTCGCCACGCAATGCCTCGTGCCCGAAGAGGCGGCAGTTGCGCACCGTGTTCGTCAGGTAGGGCTTCAGGTCCTCGAGGAGCGCCTGCTCCCGCTCGGAGAAGGGCAGGGTGTGCTCCCGGTACACGGCCAGGCTTCCGTGCCAGTCCTGCCGCAGGTCCAGGAGCACCGCCATCACCTGCTCCAGGGGCAGCCCCATCTCCCGGCAGCGCAGGTAGAGCAGGCTGCGCGTCAATTCCTTGCGTGACCGCGCTCCCGAGGCGCGCAAGGGCACGTCGGATGGTGGCATGGGCGGCTCGGGGCCGAAATCAACCGCTGCCAGCTCTGGATAGTGGGTCAGGAGGATGCCCGGCGCCCCCAATCCCAACCACTCGTAGTCACCGGGTCGCTCCGGTCTCGACACGCACAGCGCCGCATAGTCGCAAGGGAGCAATTGCGTCAGGATCCCCTGTGCGCGAGCCAGGACCTCGGTCAAGTCCAATGAGCTGGAAAGTGCCTGGGTCAGCTCGAGCAGGAGCGCCTGTTCGCGTGTGGTGAGATTCATCCGACAGGCCTCCGTCCAACCGGTCCATGCAAGGATTTACCGGTCTGGAGGCCCGGGGGTCTCTCCCCCACAAGGGGTAGATGACGTCTGGCGATGCAGGGCCGCCCCTGTCGCTCGCGCCAGACGCAGCAGTGCGACGGCCGCGAGCGGTCGTCCCGCTCGCGGACCCGCCGCAAGAATCCGCCAGGGCTGTGGAACCTCCGCGTCAGTTGCCCGCGCTGCCTTCCACCGGCGGCGTGCCCGTGGTGGGGCTCGCGGAGCTGCCGATGTCCTTGTTCTTGTCCCAGGCTGGCGGCGTCACCTCCATCTTCGCCCCCTTGTTGCCCGGGGTGCCGGAGTTCGGCGCGCGCGGCTTCGCGGCGGCTGAATTCTCGCCCGTGCTGTTGGTCCCCTGCTCGGTCGAACCGGAGCCACCCACGCCTTCATCGACGTGCTCCGGAGTCAGGAGGCTGTCGTCATCCGGGGCCAGGACGCCCGAGGAGCCCGAGCCGCCCGTGGCCTTGTCCCAGCGCTCCGCGCTGTCCCGGGGCGCGTCCGTGGACGGGTCCTGCAGGGGCGGCGTCTCGTGGTCGGTGTGGCTCTGCGCGAACGCCTGACCGGAGAGGGCGAGTGCCGCCAGTGCTGCCATCAGGGGGAGCTTCATCGGTGGCTCTCCTTCGAAGAACGTGTGTGCTTCGAAGGTGGCGACCGTCGGGTGGGAAACAAGCGCTTGACGCACCCCCGGCCTGGAGCCGCGTCCCCCGCCTGGTGAGCGGACAGGCGGCCGTCAGCCCGCCAGGGCACGCGGCGGCACCGTGCCCACGGCCCACGCGGTGAGCTTGCGCAACAGCTCCGCGCGGTCCTCCGGCACGGAGAAGAGGTGATCCGCGCGCGGGTAGAAGGCGTAGGTGACGCGGCCTTCCAACTTCAGCGGCGAGAGCATCTCGTAGAACTGCCCCTCGTGGTTGAAGGACAGCCCCATGCCGCCGGAGAACACGAAGCACAGGCTGACGCCGCGCTCCAGCAGGTGCTGGTAGTCCTGCGTCAGCTGCTCCCGCTCCGGGTACTCGCGCGTGTAGACCTCGTCGGCCTCGCCGGCCTCACGCAGCTGGGCGGGCAGCTTGCGCTTGCGCAGGAAGCGCGACCACCGGCGGGGACTCAGATAACGCAGGTGGAAGCGCAGGTGATAGCCCAGCGTGCGGTACGTGTACCCGTCGATGAAGGCCGCGCCCACCACGCGCGGATCCGCCACCGTCACCGCGTGCGCGCTGTCCACCCCGGAGCACAGCCCGATGAGCGCGAAGCGCTGGTGGCCCTTCTTCTGCTCCAGATAGTCGAGCGCCGCGCGCGTCTCCTCGCGAGCGCGCTGGAATTCATCAGCGCCGCCCTCGCGGCGGGGGCGGCTGTCGCCCAGGCCGGACAGGTCGAAGCGCAGCGTGGAGAAGCCTCGCCCCGCCAGCTGCCGCGCCAGCTCCACCCAGAGCCGGTACGGACCCACGTGGTGGTTGAGGCCCACGTTGGAGAGCACCACGGTGGGCGCCCCCGGCAGCGCCTTCGCCGGATCAGGCTCCGTGAGGATGCCCACGAGGCTCAGCTCGGGGCCGAAGGTACAGATGCGCTCGCGCATCACGCGGCCTCCTTCAGGAGCGTGGTGATGGTCTGCAGGATGCGGTTGGACAGGAGCGCGGACTCCTGGCCGCCCGCGCCCTCCTCGGGCACCAGGTGGTGCTGGGAGGGCAGGCCCGTCTTCTCCAGGTGCGCTTGGAGGCGCGCATACTCGGGCTTCGGCGCACCGGCCACCAGGTGCGTGCGCGTCGCGGGCCACGTGGGCAGCGCCGCCAGGTCCAACGCGAGGATGTCGTCGTGCAGGGCGCGGGGGAACGCGAAGCCGAGCAGCTCCTGGCGCACCTCCACCGGACTCTCGGGCCTGGGAAAGAGCGTGCGGGCGGCCCGGCGCTGCTGGAGTTGCTCCAGTTCCCGGATCCAGGCCGCGCCCTCCACCAACGGCTCCCAGAGCACGAGCGCGGCGGTGGACAACCCTTCCAGGGCCGCGCGCACCGCGAGCGCCGCGCCCAGCCGGAAGCCCACGAGCGCCACGCGCTGCACGCCCGTCACGTCCTGCAATTCATTGGCGGCGTGGCGGATGTCCTGGACCCACGTGGACACGCGGCCCTCGTGGACCTCTCCGGCCGAGTCCCCCGTGCCGTAATAGTCGAAGCGGAAGACGTGGAAGCCCTCGCGCGCGAGCATCCCGGCCAGCTTCCGGAATGCCCAGTGCGTCAGCATGTACTCCTGGGCGGCGGGATAGCAGAGCACCACCCCGGTGGTGCGCTCGGCGCCTTGCGCCGGGTGGTGCATGCCGAAGAGTTGTCGCTCGGAGGTGCCAAAGAAGCAGGGCGTCACGGTGGGACCACTCTCCTCGAAGGGCCGCTCAGTCCGAGCGCCCCGGCAGTTTCCCCTTCAGCTTATTGAACAAGCGTTGCGCCAGGGGAACAGAAGTCTCCTGCGCGGCAGGCTTTGTCGACGGGACGTGCTGTGCCTTGGGCGTGGCCGCGGGAGCTGGCGTCGCGGGCACGAGCTGCGAGGCCACCTGCTCCAGCGTGTTGAGCAGGAGCGTGCGCGGGTGCAGCTCCTGGTTCAGCTCCTTCTTGACGCGCATCACCACCTGGAAGGACAGGAGCGAGTGCCCGCCGATGTTGAAGAAGTTGTCGTGCACGCCAACCTGCGCGATGCCCAGCACCTCCCGCCAGATGCGCGCCAGGTGCTGCTCCGTCGGCGTGCGCGGCGCGACGAAGGCGTCCTCGGCGGGACGCGAGGTGCCCGCCGGAGGCGGCAGGGCCTTGCGGTCCACCTTGCCGTTCGGAGTCAGCGGCAGGGCCTCCAGCTCCACGAAGTGCTGCGGCACCATGTACTGCGGCAGCTGCGAGCGCAGGTGCTTGCGCAGCTCCGTGTCCGTGTACGCCTGGCCCGGCTTCGTCACGAGGTACGCGACGAGGCGACGGTCACCGGGGCGATCCTCGCGAACGAGGGCGACGGCCTGGGCAAGGGAGGGATGCGAAGCGAGCGCCGCTTCGACTTCACCCAGCTCGATGCGGAAGCCACGCAGCTTCACCTGCGAGTCGTTGCGGCCCAGGTACTCCACCGTGCCGTCGGCCAGCCACCGGGCCAAATCGCCCGTGCGGTACATGCGCTCGCCAGGGCGGAAGGGATTGGCCAGGAAGCGCTCCTGCGTCAACTCCGGACGGTGGAGGTAGCCCAGCGTCACGCCATCGCCGCCGATGTAGAGCTCACCCGCGACGCCCACCGGCACGGGGGCCCGGTGAGAGTCGAGGAGGTAGAGCTGGGTATTGGCGATGGGGCGGCCGATGCGGATGGAGGAGAGGGGAGGCTGCACGCGCCAGGTGGTGGACCAGACGGTGGTCTCCGTGGGGCCGTACATGTTCCACAGGCTGGCGACACGGGAGAGGAGCGCCTCGGCCAATTCACGCGGAAGGGCCTCACCCCCGCAGAGGGCCTTGAAGCCGGGGCGGGGCTGCCAGCCGGCCTCCAGCAGGAGGCGCCAGGCGGAGGGCGTGGCCTGCATGACGGTGACGGCGTTGGCATCGAGGGCCGCCTTGAGCAGCGCACCGTCGGAGGCGGTGTCGCGCGAGGCGAGCACCACCTGGGCGCCGGAGGTGAGTGGCAGCAGCAGCTCCAGCACGGCGATGTCGAAGGAGAGCGTGGTGACGGCCAGCAGCACGTCCTGGGCCGAGAGGCCCGGAGCCTCCTGCATGGTGCCCAGGAAGTTCACCACCGCCCGGTGCGGCACGCGCACGCCCTTGGGCTTGCCCGTCGAACCCGACGTGTAGATGACGTACGCCACGGCTTCGGGCGTGATGCCGGAGACCTCGGGGGCCGTGTCTGCCTGCGACGTGGTGTCCTCGACGAAGAGGGCCTTCGCCGTGGTGGAGGGCAGGGTGCCCTGGAGCGCGCGCTGGGTGAGGACGAGCGAGAGCTTCGCGTCCTCGACCATGAAGGCCAGCCGCTCGGGCGGGAAGCCGGGGTCGAGCGGCACGTAACCCGCGCCCGCTTCGAGAATGCCCAGGAGGCCCACCACCATGTCCGGACCGCGCTCGGTGAAGAGGCCGACGAGGCTTCCGGCGGTGACACCCTCCTGCCTGAGCGCGTTCGCCACCTGGTGGCTGCGCTGCTGGAGCTGTCGGTAGGTGAGCGTCGTCGCTCCGGAGCGCAGCGCCACCGCGTCAGGCGTGGCCTGGGCCTGCGCGGCCACGAGCGTGTGCACGAAGGCCTGACGGTCGAACGGCTTCTCGGTGGCGTTCCAGTCCACCAGCACGCGCTGCTTCTCCGCGTCCGGCAGCAGCGACAGCCGGGACACCGGCACCTCCGCGTCGGACACCGCGGCGCGCAGCAGCGTGCGGATCTGCTCGAGCATGCGGAGGATGGTGTCCCGCTCGAACAGGTCGGTGTTGTAGTCCATGCCGCCGACGATGCCGTTCGCCGTCTCCTTCACCCAGAAGCTCAGGTCCAGCGGCGTCGCGTGCGCGTGCACGTGCACCTGTCCGTAGGTGATGTCCCCCAGGCTGGAGCCGCGGTTGCGCACGTCCTGGAAGGTGAAGAACGTCTGGAACAGCGGCGTGCGGCTCAGGTCGCGCTGCACGCCCAACTGCTGCATGAGCAGCTCGATGGGCATGTCCTGGTGGCCGAACGCCTCCATGCACGTGGTGCGCACGCGCTCCAGCAGTTGCCGGAACGTGAGCTCTGGCGACAACTGCGTGCGCAGCACGAGCGTGTTGACGAAGAAGCCCAGCAGGTCCTCGACCTCCGGATGCGAGCGGCCCCGGATGGGCGTGCCCACGACCAGATCCTCCTGGGCGCTGTAGCGGTGCAACAGCGTCTTGAACGCCGTGAGCAGCACCATGTACAGCGTGGCGTTGGACTCGCGGCCCAGCTTCGTGAGCGCGTCCACCTCCGCGCCGGTGAGGACGAACGGCTCGGTGCCGCCCTGGAGGCTCATCTGCGCGGGGCGCGGCTTGTCCGTGGGCAGCTCCAGCGCCGGCAGGTTCCCGGAGAGCTTCCCCTTCCAGTAGCGCGCCTGCCGCTCCAACTCCTCGCCCTGGAGCCAGTTGCGGTGCCACTCGGTGAAGTCCGCGTACTGGATGGGCAGCGTGGGGAGCTTGGGCTCCTGTCCCTTCGTGAGCGCGGAGTAGATGATGTCCAGGTCGCGCAGGAACACGTCGAACGACCACCCATCCCAGATGAGGTGATGGGGCATGAAGAAGAGGACGTGCTCGGTGGCGCCCAGCCGGAACAGCGTCAGCCGGAACAGCGGCGGCGCGGTGATGGGGATGGACTCGTCCGCCAGCGCCTGGAGGCGGCGCAGCAGGTCCTCCTCGCGCTGGTGCGCGGGGACGGGCTCCAGGTCCACCGGCTCCAGCTCCACCGTCAGGGACGGGGCCACGTGCTGCACCGGCGTGCCCTCGTCCCACCGCACGAAGGTGCGCAGCGACGCCTGGCGCTCCAGCAGCTTGTTGAAGCTGAAGCGCAGCGCGCCCACGTCCAGCGCGCCGTGGAGGCGGAACGCGGAGGGCAGGTTGTAGACGGCCGTGCCCGGGTTGAGCTGCTCCAGGAACCACAGCCGCTGCTGCATGAGGGACAGCGGCGCGGGCGCGGTGCCCGCACGGGGCGAGATGCGCTGCGCTCGGTTCATGGCGCCATCATCGCCGCGCGCCAGCCGGGCCAGCTTCTCCACGGTGGGAGCCTCGAACATGCGGCGCAGCGTGAGGCTCACGTCGAGGTCACGGCTCGCGCGCGTGAGGGCCTGCGACGCCAGCAGCGAGTGGCCGCCCAGCCGGAAGAAGTCCGCGGTGACGCTCACCCGGCGCAGCCCCAGCACCTCCGCGAAGATGGCCGCGAGCTTCTGCTCCGTCTCATCGCGAGGCGCGACGTAGGCGTCCTCCTGCGACTCCACCTGCGGAGATGGCAGGGCCTTGCGATCCACCTTGCCGTTCGGCGTGAGCGGCAGCGCAGGCAGTGCCACGAAGTGCTGCGGCACCATGTACTCTGGCAGCCCCTGCTTGAGGTGCGCGCGAAGGGCTTCGTCCGACGGAATCGTCTGTCCGGGCCGGGCGATGAGGTACGCGACGAGGCGGCGGTCGCCGGGGCGGTCCTCGCGAACGAGGGCGACGGCCTGGGCGAGGGAGGGATGCGAGGCGAGCGCCGCCTCGACTTCCCCCAGCTCGATGCGGAAGCCACGCAGCTTCACCTGCGAGTCGTTGCGGCCCAGGTACTCCACCGTGCCGTCGGCGAGCCACCGGGCCAAATCGCCCGTGCGGTACATGCGCTCGCCGGGGCGGAAGGGGTTGGCCAGGAAGCGCTCCTGCGTCAACTCCGGACGGTGCAGGTAGCCCAGCGTCACGCCGTCGCCGCCGATGTAGAGCTCACCCGCGACGCCCACCGGCACGGGGGCCCGGTGAGAGTCGAGGAGGTAGAGCTGGGTATTGGCGATGGGGCGGCCGATGCGGATGGAGGAGAGGGGAGGCTGCACGCGCCAGGTGGTGGACCAGACGGTGGTCTCCGTGGGGCCGTACATGTTCCACAGGCTGGCGATACGGGAGAGGAGCGCCTCGGCCAATTCACGCGGAAGGGCCTCACCCCCGCAGAGGGCCTTGAAGCCGGGGCGGGGCTGCCAGCCGGCCTCCAGCAGGAGGCGCCAGGCGGAGGGCGTGGCCTGCATGACGGTGACGGCGTTGGCATCGAGGGCCGCCTTGAGCAGCGCACCGTCGGAGGCGGTGTCGCGCGAGGCGAGCACCACCTGGGCGCCGGAGGTGAGCGGCAGCAGCAGCTCCAGCACGGCGATGTCGAAGGAGAGCGTGGTGACGGCCAGCAGCACGTCCTGGGCCGAGAGGCCCGGAGCCTCCTGCATGGTGCCCAGGAAGTTCACCACCGCCCGGTGCGGCACGCGCACGCCCTTGGGCTTGCCCGTCGAACCCGACGTGTAGATGACGTACGCCACGGCCTCCGGAGACATTTCCTGCGCCGGGAGCGCGGAGTCCGGCTGCGAGGCGGTGTCCTCGATGAGCAGCGGCTTCACGTTCGTGGACGGAAGGGACGCCACCAGCGCCTGCTGCGTGAGGATGGTGGAGAGCTTCGCGTCCTCGACCATGAAGGCCAGACGCTCGGGCGGGAAGCCGGGGTCGAGCGGCACGTAACCCGCGCCCGCTTCAAGGATGCCCAAAAGGCCGACCACCATGTCCGCGCCACGGTTCGTGAAGAGGCCCACGAGGCTGCCGGCGGTGACGCCCTGCTGCTTCAGCCCATGCGCCACCTGATGGGCGCGCTGGAGCAGTTGCTGGTACGTGAGCGTCACGTCCCCCGCGCGCAGCGCCACCGCGTCAGGTGTGGTCCGGGCCTGCGCGGCCACGAGCGTGTGCACGAAGGCCTGACGGTCGAACGGCTTCTCGGTGGCGTTCCAGTCCACCAGCACGCGCTGCTTCTCCGCGTCCGGCAGCAGCGGCAGGCGCGACACGGGACACTCCGCGTCCGCGACCACGCCTCGCAGCAGCTCTTCGTAACACGCCATCCAGCGGCGAACCGTGGAGCCGTCGAAGAGGTCGGTGTTGTACTGGCACTCCAGCACCACGCGGCCATGAGCCTCGGCCGCGTTGATGAAGAGGTCGAAGTTCTCGAAGTGGCGCGGGTTGCTCGCCAGGGTGCAGGTGAGGCCCTGGAACTCCAGCTGCTCACCCGTGACGGCCTGATCCACGTTGAACAGCACGTTGACCAGCGGCAGGCGGCTGGGGTCGCGCGGCAGCGCCAGCTGCTTGAGCAGCGTGCCGAACGTGTACTCCTGATGCTCGTAGGCATCGAGCATCGTGGTGCGCAGTTGCTTGAGCACCTGCGTGAAGGGCGCCTCCGCGGCCACGTTGCTGCGCAAAGGCAGCGAGTTCACGCAGTGGCCCACCAGGTCCTTCAACCCGGCCACGGACTGGCCCGCGGCGGGGATGGCCACGACCACGTCCTCCAGCCCCGTGAGCCGGTGCAGCAGGGCCTTGAAGCCCGCCAGGAGCGTGGTGAAGAAGCTGCCGCCGTGGCGCGCGCCCACGCGCTTGAGTTGCTCCACGAGCGCGGGCTCCAGGACGCAGTCCTCGCGCCGGGAGCTGTACGTCTTCGACGGCGGGCGGCGCCGGTCCAACGGCAGCTCCAGCACGGGCAGCGCGCCGGAGAACTGCTTCAACCAGTAGCGCTCGTGCTCCGCGTACTCCGGCGTCGTGGCCAGCTGCGCCTGCGCGCGGGCGTAGTCACTGAACGCGGGCGCGGGCGAAAGCGTGTGCGGCGTGCGCCGCACGTGCGCCGAGTAGAACGTCGCCAGGTCGCGCAGCATCACCGCCATGGACCAGCCGTCGCACACGATGTGGTGCGCGGTCAGCGTCAGCAGGTGCTCCCCGGGGGACAGCCGCGCAAGGCGCGGGCGCACGAGTGGCCCGGCCTCCAGGGGCAGCGGCGTCTCCACCTCGTGGGCCAGGAGCTCGCGAACGCGGGCGTCGCGCTCGGAGGGCGGCAGTGCGTCCAGCGCCAGCACCTCCAGCGGGAAGGGCGTGGAGGCGGCCACGCACAGGGTGAGACCGTCCGCGCTGAACGTCGTGCGCAGCGCTTCGTGCCGCTCCAGCAGGTCCTGGAGCGCGGCGCGCAGGCACTCGACGTCCAGTGGGCCTTGCAGCCGCACGGACATGGACTCGTTGAAGGCGCACGACGCGTCCGGGCCCATCTGCACGCCGGTCCACACCTCGCGCTGGGGCTCGGTGGAGGGCGCGGTGAGCAGCAGCGCGGGCCCGGCGAATGGATCGAAGTCGTCGGGCATGTCCTGCATCGGGGGCGCGGGGGTCTTCATCGGGTCTCGCTCAGCTTGACGAACTTGCCGGGCACCGTGGGGTGCGGGACGAACCAGGCGGGGTTGCCCTGCGGATCACGCCCCAGGCGGGCGCCGGGGACGGGAGGCTGGCTGGAATCGAAGGCGGCGGGGGCCTGCGGCTGGGGGCGCGCCGTGCCGGGCAGGAAGCCCGCGTCCTGCAGCTCCGTGACGCTGTCCTGGAACGCGGTGATGAGCCGCCGCACGTCCGCGTCCGAGTGCGCCGTGGTGAAGAAGCACGGGAAGCCATCCCAGATGTGGATGCCCTTGTCGCGCAGCAGGCAGAACAGCAGGTCCGCGTTCGCGACGTCCGACGTGACGAACGTCTTCCACAGCGAACCGAAGTGCTTGATGCGCAGCGGGGCGCCCACCTCGTCGAAGAACGCGTTGAGCGCGCTGGCGAGCGTGTCCGCCTTGGCGCTCACGCTCCGTTGCAGCTCCGGGCCCGCGGCCTTCATGTGCTCCAGCGCGGCCTTCGCGGCGGCGAGCGCCAACGGGTGGCGCACGAACGTGCCGGCGAAGTACGTCACGCCCACGGTGGGCACGGAGTCGTCGCCGTACTGCCAGTGGCCGCCGTCCAGCGCGTCCATGAACGGGCGCTTGCCCGCGATGACGCCAATGGGCATTCCGCCGCCCACGACCTTGCCGTAGGTGGCCACGTCCGCCTGTACGCCGAAGAGGGCCTGGGCGCCGCCCGGGTGCATGCGGAAGCCTGTGATGACCTCGTCGAAGATGTAGACGGAGCCGGACTTCTGGGTGAGGTCGCGCAGCTGGTGCAGGAACTCGCGCGGCTGGAAGTCCGGGCGGCGGCTCTGCACGGGCTCCACCATGATGGCCGCCAGCGAGTCCGCGCGGGCGCGCAGGGTTTCGAGCGACTCCGGCGTGCCGTAGTCCAGCACGAGCACGTCCTGCACCGCGCCCGCCATGATGCCCGGGGCGGCCGGCACCGTGCGCAGGCTCTTGGTGCCGCGCACCAGCACCTCGTCGAAGATGCCGTGGTAGCTGCCGGTGAAGATGGCGATGGTGCTGCGGCCGGTGACGGTGCGGGCGATGCGCATCGCGCCCATCACCGCCTCGGAGCCGGTGTTGCA
This genomic interval carries:
- a CDS encoding GNAT family N-acyltransferase, translated to MSSLSCRVATAQRELDDALRVRYQVFGEEMRMLGPRRPRAPREADCFDTLRTTAHVVVYADGEPVATARLLTPNAEVAAFADTVVGLDIEKKLDLSEMVAPDRVFAETTRYCASHGSPFKATLELQAGLYRESRKRGVTHWIAAANMETDSQEEADLYYLAASRRGWVTDAFRVRTRDFPPPPVEPLAPRLTPEQRARARQGHLQALRMPSILSLFADKMGARFIAPPHFDPTFNRFTVPLVAALDAIPPRTLKLFDSLDADAA
- a CDS encoding iron-containing redox enzyme family protein, producing the protein MCKQPKHEHTKTDWLDSLRHEARMLVHELDATPGVQRLFEGRIRQDDYVHYLVQSYQYVRWSAEFCAESGERVHREGRNPVLAELLFQKAREEQGHEEWLLKDLKALGWTQERVERATISPAVRAYVEWNRFTTQSGVPTAFLGTAYVLEYLSVNRAPGSVDRLIAESGIPNIHKAVLFLKGHGAADGDHVADLESALRAVTSPEEQAALLHSARTTRILFPKFFRDP
- a CDS encoding helix-turn-helix transcriptional regulator, which translates into the protein MSRPERPGDYEWLGLGAPGILLTHYPELAAVDFGPEPPMPPSDVPLRASGARSRKELTRSLLYLRCREMGLPLEQVMAVLLDLRQDWHGSLAVYREHTLPFSEREQALLEDLKPYLTNTVRNCRLFGHEALRGDLLDALFRHQGAECVVMDPPEHERLRTPGATELLRRWYPEEMEADDSRLPQELREHLERLQALGPKRASGVDTWMRAGGKHDLQVTCVQLPEQRGSRPWVLVLQECSRAIPMPEPWREKLSHREVEVVQGVLRNWANETIAEDLGLSLNTVKTHLRNIFPKLGIESRTDLLYQAAWRRKSC
- a CDS encoding alpha/beta fold hydrolase, with the protein product MRERICTFGPELSLVGILTEPDPAKALPGAPTVVLSNVGLNHHVGPYRLWVELARQLAGRGFSTLRFDLSGLGDSRPRREGGADEFQRAREETRAALDYLEQKKGHQRFALIGLCSGVDSAHAVTVADPRVVGAAFIDGYTYRTLGYHLRFHLRYLSPRRWSRFLRKRKLPAQLREAGEADEVYTREYPEREQLTQDYQHLLERGVSLCFVFSGGMGLSFNHEGQFYEMLSPLKLEGRVTYAFYPRADHLFSVPEDRAELLRKLTAWAVGTVPPRALAG
- a CDS encoding alpha/beta fold hydrolase; the protein is MTPCFFGTSERQLFGMHHPAQGAERTTGVVLCYPAAQEYMLTHWAFRKLAGMLAREGFHVFRFDYYGTGDSAGEVHEGRVSTWVQDIRHAANELQDVTGVQRVALVGFRLGAALAVRAALEGLSTAALVLWEPLVEGAAWIRELEQLQQRRAARTLFPRPESPVEVRQELLGFAFPRALHDDILALDLAALPTWPATRTHLVAGAPKPEYARLQAHLEKTGLPSQHHLVPEEGAGGQESALLSNRILQTITTLLKEAA